In one window of Episyrphus balteatus chromosome 3, idEpiBalt1.1, whole genome shotgun sequence DNA:
- the LOC129915331 gene encoding esterase B1-like, whose protein sequence is MDAKVSFGNKLIFRYRNQEHKLNQYLNNTGETVVAETEYGKIKGAKRKSLYDKLYYSFEKIPYAEPPLGSLRFKAPQPPKAWNDVLDCTQMNPKPVQRHLILDFIDGTEDCLYLNVYTNDLEPAKPRPVMVWIYGGAFILGEANRDWYGPDLLMNKDIVLVTLNYRVNALGFLSLKDPQLNVPGNAGLKDQVLALKWIKNNCARFGGDPDNITVFGESAGGASTHYMCITDQTKGLFHRAVMMSGAAIAPWGSVKQSNYPYRLAKHCGYTGEENEKDVLEFLQKIEPGNLVVEDKQLLTPQEERDGIFFCFGPTVEPYNCEDCVVPKEPLEMMKTAWSNSIPIITGFVSSEGLLFHPALSKQPQALAALETCAYLVPSELVEDRESKECLEMGRKLKEAHVCKDSPLDSLLEILGFRHFVHPMAQFIQSRAKEATAPTYLYRFDFESHNLYLPFNFIHEKNLNGVGHGSELCYLFNSITGRKMDVNSKEYKTIERMTGLFSQFAIASDPNCEATKSVKWEPLKKDDDVLKCLNISDELAIIDLPEMDKIKVWDSLYSK, encoded by the exons ATGGATGCAAAAGTTAGTTTCGGAAATAAACTGATATTCAGATATAg aaaTCAAGAGCACAAACTTAACCAATATCTTAATAATACCGGTGAGACTGTTGTTGCTGAAACAgaatatggaaaaataaaagGCGCTAAGAGAAAGTCTCTCTACGATAAATTATAttatagttttgagaaaattccaTATGCTGAACCACCACTTGGAAGCTTACGTTTTAAGGCTCCACAGCCACCTAAAGCATGGAATGATGTATTGGATTGTACTCAAATGAATCCAAAACCAGTGCAAAGACATTTAATTCTTGATTTTATTGATGGGACCGAAGATTGCCtgtatttaaatgtttatacaAATGAC CTCGAACCGGCAAAACCGCGACCAGTTATGGTATGGATCTATGGAGGTGCTTTCATTCTAGGAGAAGCAAACCGTGATTGGTATGGCCCTGACTTACTGATGAACAAGGATATTGTTTTGGTAACCCTTAACTACAGGGTGAATGCATTGG GTTTCCTAAGTCTTAAAGATCCACAACTTAACGTACCCGGAAATGCTGGTCTCAAAGATCAAGTCTTAGCTTTAAAATGGATTAAAAATAACTGCGCCCGATTTGGTGGTGATCCTGACAATATAACAGTGTTTGGAGAAAGTGCCGGAGGCGCATCTACCCACTACATGTGCATAACAGACCAAACAAAAGGTCTCTTCCATCGTGCAGTCATGATGTCAGGTGCCGCAATAGCACCTTGGGGTTCGGTAAAACAATCAAACTATCCATATAGGCTTGCAAAGCATTGTGGTTATACTGGTGAAGAAAATGAGAAGGATGTGCTcgagtttttacaaaaaattgaaccagGCAATCTTGTTGTCGAAGACAAACAGCTTTTAACTCCACAAGAGGAACGTGATGGCATATTTTTCTGTTTTGGACCAACTGTTGAGCCGTACAACTGTGAAGATTGTGTTGTACCAAAAGAGCCACTTGAAATGATGAAAACAGCATGGAGCAATAGTATTCCTATTATAACAGGATTTGTTTCATCAGAAGGATTGTTATTCCATCCAG caCTATCAAAACAACCACAAGCTTTGGCAGCACTTGAAACATGTGCCTACTTGGTTCCATCAGAACTAGTCGAGGACAGAGAAAGCAAGGAGTGTCTTGAAATGGGCAGGAAGTTAAAGGAAGCACATGTATGCAAAGACTCACCACTTGATTCCTTACTCGAA attttgggATTTAGACACTTTGTTCACCCAATGGCGCAATTTATACAATCACGAGCTAAGGAGGCAACGGCACCAACGTATCTCTACCGATTTGACTTTGAGTCTCATAACCTTTATCTTCCATTTAATTTCATTCATGAAAAGAACTTAAATGGTGTAGGTCATGGATCCGAGCTTTGTTATCTATTTAATTCAATCACTGGTCGTAAAATGGATGTGAACAGCAAAGAGTACAAAACTATCGAACGGATGACTGGTTTATTTTCTCAATTTGCGATTGCTAGCGATCCAAACTGTGAAGCTACTAAATCGGTCAAATGGGAGCCTCTAAAAAAAGATGACGATGTCCTTAAATGTTTGAATATTTCAGATGAGCTTGCAATAATTGATTTACCAGAGAtggataaaataaaagtttgggATTCATTGTATTCAAAGTAA